From Streptosporangium album, the proteins below share one genomic window:
- a CDS encoding helix-turn-helix domain-containing protein gives MTQVQPGSGPTALRILLGSQLRRLREARGLSREEAGHLIRGSESKISRMELGRVGLRERDVADLLTFYGVQDEAARSAVMDLLLRANEPGWWHRFNDLLPSWFQTYVGLEEGASRIRTYEVQFVPGLLQTEAYARAVITAGSAGVAPEEIARRVDLRMERQQVLNRTDGPFFWAVIDEAALRRPIGGTEVMQAQLEHLLDLMRRTNVTIQVMPFSYGGHNAEGGAFSVLRFHDPELPDVVYVEQLASALYLDKREEVDRYSEVMERLCAVSTTPSETTDILRRIIKEN, from the coding sequence GTGACGCAGGTTCAACCGGGATCAGGTCCCACAGCACTGCGTATCCTCCTAGGCTCCCAGCTGCGGCGGCTGCGCGAGGCCAGAGGATTGTCCCGGGAAGAGGCGGGTCACCTGATCCGCGGTTCCGAATCGAAGATCAGCAGGATGGAGCTCGGCCGGGTCGGCCTGAGAGAGCGCGACGTCGCGGACCTGCTGACCTTTTACGGTGTCCAGGACGAGGCGGCACGGTCCGCGGTGATGGACCTCCTGCTCAGGGCGAACGAGCCCGGTTGGTGGCATCGCTTCAACGACCTGTTGCCCTCGTGGTTCCAGACCTACGTCGGCCTGGAGGAGGGGGCGTCCCGGATCCGCACCTACGAGGTGCAGTTCGTGCCCGGCCTCCTCCAGACGGAGGCGTACGCCAGGGCGGTCATCACCGCGGGGAGCGCCGGAGTCGCCCCTGAGGAGATCGCCCGCCGTGTCGACCTGCGGATGGAGCGCCAGCAGGTGCTCAACCGGACCGACGGGCCGTTCTTCTGGGCGGTCATCGACGAGGCGGCACTGCGGCGTCCCATCGGCGGTACCGAGGTCATGCAGGCCCAGCTGGAGCACCTGCTGGACCTCATGCGCCGGACCAATGTCACGATCCAGGTGATGCCGTTCAGCTACGGGGGTCACAACGCCGAGGGCGGCGCCTTCAGCGTGTTGCGCTTCCACGACCCCGAGCTGCCCGACGTGGTCTACGTCGAGCAGCTGGCCAGCGCCCTCTACCTGGACAAACGCGAGGAAGTCGACCGTTACAGCGAGGTCATGGAACGGCTGTGCGCGGTAAGCACCACTCCAAGTGAGACAACCGACATCCTGCGGCGCATTATCAAGGAGAACTGA
- the tig gene encoding trigger factor yields MKTAVEELSPTRVKLTVEVPFEELGESLQAAYKKVAQQVRVPGFRPGKVPARIIEQRFGRAVVLEETLNDAVPKLYGQAVDASDIFPVSQPEIEVTKIEDGEQVEFTAEVDIRPNFDVPDYQGLEVTVPAAEVSDEDIDAQLDGLRQRFATLTGVERAAANADYVVMDLAAAIDGVNIEEQQANDVSYEVGAGSVLQGLDDALVGMSAGDTKEFTTNLVGGENAGEEAVVTITIKSVKEKVLPELDDEFAQLASEFDSLDELKDSVREQARRNKLIDQVVQARENALDALLAKIDIPLPDSALKAEVDNRRHNLEHQIAESGLSKEAYFRLYQTTEEERYAEFDETAAKALKTGFVLDKIVKAEELGVSEQELTNFVVRRAMQMNVAPNTLAQHLADNDQLTLAMVEIVRDKAKSVVGDAAKVTDEAGNEVDLKAIYTEINGEEAGEEPTEETAEETAEAAK; encoded by the coding sequence GTGAAGACCGCTGTGGAGGAGCTCAGCCCGACCCGGGTCAAGCTCACTGTCGAGGTGCCGTTCGAGGAGCTCGGCGAGAGCCTGCAGGCGGCGTACAAGAAGGTCGCGCAGCAGGTGCGCGTCCCCGGCTTCCGGCCGGGCAAGGTTCCGGCCCGGATCATCGAGCAGCGCTTCGGCCGCGCGGTGGTGCTGGAGGAGACCCTCAACGACGCCGTGCCCAAGCTCTACGGCCAGGCCGTCGACGCGAGCGACATCTTCCCGGTCAGCCAGCCGGAGATCGAGGTCACCAAGATCGAGGACGGCGAGCAGGTCGAGTTCACCGCCGAGGTGGACATCCGTCCTAACTTCGACGTTCCCGACTACCAGGGCCTTGAGGTCACCGTCCCGGCCGCCGAGGTGTCCGACGAGGACATCGACGCCCAGCTGGACGGCCTGCGCCAGCGGTTCGCGACGCTGACCGGCGTCGAGCGCGCCGCCGCCAACGCCGACTACGTCGTCATGGACCTCGCCGCCGCGATCGATGGTGTGAACATCGAGGAGCAGCAGGCCAACGACGTCTCCTACGAGGTCGGCGCCGGCTCGGTGCTGCAGGGCCTGGACGACGCGCTGGTCGGCATGTCCGCCGGTGACACCAAGGAGTTCACCACCAACCTGGTCGGCGGCGAGAACGCCGGCGAGGAGGCCGTGGTCACCATCACCATCAAGAGCGTCAAGGAGAAGGTCCTCCCCGAGCTCGACGACGAGTTCGCCCAGCTGGCCAGCGAGTTCGACAGCCTCGACGAGCTCAAGGACAGCGTCCGGGAGCAGGCCCGCCGCAACAAGCTGATCGACCAGGTCGTCCAGGCCCGTGAGAACGCCCTCGACGCCCTTCTCGCCAAGATCGACATTCCGCTGCCGGACAGCGCGCTCAAGGCCGAGGTCGACAACCGCAGGCACAACCTTGAGCACCAGATCGCCGAGAGTGGGCTGAGCAAGGAGGCGTACTTCCGCCTCTACCAGACCACCGAGGAGGAGCGTTACGCCGAGTTCGACGAGACCGCGGCCAAGGCGCTCAAGACCGGCTTCGTCCTCGACAAGATCGTCAAGGCCGAGGAGCTCGGTGTCAGCGAGCAGGAGCTGACCAACTTCGTGGTGCGCCGCGCCATGCAGATGAACGTCGCCCCGAACACGCTCGCCCAGCACCTCGCCGACAACGACCAGCTCACCCTGGCCATGGTCGAGATCGTCCGTGACAAGGCCAAGAGCGTTGTCGGTGACGCCGCCAAGGTCACCGACGAGGCCGGCAACGAGGTGGACCTCAAGGCCATCTACACCGAGATCAACGGTGAGGAGGCCGGCGAGGAGCCGACCGAGGAGACCGCTGAGGAGACCGCTGAGGCCGCGAAGTAG